From the Acidilutibacter cellobiosedens genome, one window contains:
- a CDS encoding ABC transporter ATP-binding protein — MEEIVMDILIRMVDVYKFFGKQEALSGLSFEVDEGEIFGFLGPSGAGKTTTIKLLTKQLNADKGQISIFGNPIALSQNNFFDNIGVLSDTTGFYERLTIQENLELFAGIHSLTEVTIEKILKAVDLIDECKKKASNLSKGMKQRLMLACAILHKPKLLFLDEPTSGLDPITAKNIHEYLIELNNTGTTIFLTTHNMEEADKLCDRVAILNQGKICACDTPEKLKLEYSNDTVYAKAKNGKQKIVEKNKEGLYDLMNWFEKNGGILTIHSSEPNLEEVFLKITGRNLY, encoded by the coding sequence ATGGAGGAAATAGTAATGGATATTTTAATAAGAATGGTAGATGTATATAAATTTTTTGGGAAACAAGAAGCCCTTTCCGGGCTATCTTTTGAAGTTGATGAAGGAGAAATATTTGGATTTTTAGGGCCAAGTGGTGCAGGTAAAACAACAACAATCAAATTATTGACAAAACAATTAAATGCTGATAAAGGTCAAATATCAATATTTGGGAATCCTATTGCACTGTCTCAGAATAACTTCTTCGATAATATTGGTGTTTTATCTGACACGACAGGTTTTTATGAACGACTGACTATTCAAGAAAATCTAGAATTGTTTGCTGGAATACACTCATTAACTGAAGTTACAATAGAAAAAATATTAAAAGCAGTTGATCTTATAGATGAGTGTAAAAAAAAGGCAAGTAATTTATCGAAAGGTATGAAACAAAGATTAATGCTTGCTTGTGCTATATTACATAAACCTAAGCTACTTTTTTTAGACGAGCCAACATCTGGATTGGATCCTATAACTGCAAAGAATATACATGAATATCTTATTGAACTAAATAATACTGGAACTACAATTTTTCTCACAACACATAATATGGAAGAGGCAGATAAATTATGTGATAGGGTTGCAATTCTTAATCAAGGGAAAATATGTGCTTGTGATACACCAGAAAAATTAAAACTGGAATATAGCAACGATACAGTATATGCAAAGGCTAAAAATGGAAAACAAAAAATAGTGGAGAAGAACAAAGAAGGACTTTATGATCTTATGAATTGGTTTGAAAAAAATGGAGGCATACTTACAATACACTCATCAGAACCAAATTTAGAAGAGGTTTTTCTTAAAATTACTGGGAGGAATTTATATTGA